The proteins below come from a single Piscinibacter gummiphilus genomic window:
- a CDS encoding type VI secretion system Vgr family protein, with the protein MRDRLSDAMQGAVGSVLSGLDSALNSLLASWTSAQRLYNLEGEGQLSDLMVERFSLVDTVSTPFQLQLHTLCVHNRIRLQGLLGQRITLLATLADGTRHRRSGLVFEARDGGADGGLVRHELLIQPWLALLGHTRASRVWQDKTVIQILDDVLGAEAYQAHAAWRWGETSADGETEDLAAFLARGPNGGVRSYCVQYRESDLTFLQRLLAEEGLGWRVEEADDAPSGHRVVFFADSARWPENATSKSAVGGAGIRFHRSSAAEEQDAIQSFGGWRQLSPAASAVLQWDYQAKRAIAAEAPTAYDYTSESLRDMASWLQHYDPAGATADTGTCSSTELLHRATCRQQAFEARHKTWLGRSTVRSLRAGEHFALTQSTLDALSELQGKADREFCVHSVHGLGVNNLPKELGERLMRKPAADPFAELDGAPASELLDTLAHDPMLGEQAAQLGYANRFEALRRLIPWRPLPATAPTALGAQTAIVVGPDGSTSPQGADELYTDALGRIRVQFHWQAAPGADARADNRSSCWVRVAQRWAGAGMGLQHIPRIGQEVLLDFIEGDIERPIVLGSLYNGRGEAGLPPTPGGAAAEADPSAYTTSHNHGPSAQGNLIAGGSGGHSPAWHGGAPGTATKDAAAQNNAAALSGFKSKEFGGEGFNQLVFDDTPGQLRVQLATTQHATQLNLGHLIHQADNHRGHYRGLGFELRTDAYGAVRATNGLLITSFGTREADPAGDNAPGMALLKQAATLADSFSKAAKTHQATALASAIGTLKANQSSLSDTLGPMKALHQSASGMVSNASLDAAVTDAGKKSTQASDGKLPHTADPIVAITAKAGLATVAGQDIQIASGEAISWQAGQDLQLAGGQQARLHTGQSLGILAGAVQAGQGAKGTGLTMIAGKGPVQMQAQADQAEVAAKGLVNVQSANAHIDWAAAKKITLTTSGGAQIVIGSEGITVQCPGQITVRAATKSFGGPASLNQDMSEFPRGTLVVPMTLTFDNAPAGVKSGWAGMPYKLFADGAQVKQDVLDDTGTVLVMHSPTVQAYQVELANGVRYEMPVVDSYRSAKRGTLANKGFLKHEPGLAPPDTGETRTGESLREFYEQSFKA; encoded by the coding sequence ATGCGAGACCGACTCAGCGACGCCATGCAAGGCGCCGTGGGGAGCGTGCTCAGTGGCCTCGACAGCGCACTGAACTCCTTGCTCGCCAGCTGGACGAGCGCACAACGCCTCTACAACCTGGAAGGCGAAGGGCAGCTGAGCGATCTGATGGTCGAGCGCTTCAGCCTCGTCGACACGGTCAGCACTCCGTTCCAGCTGCAGCTGCACACCCTGTGCGTGCACAACCGCATCCGCCTGCAAGGGCTGCTGGGCCAGCGCATCACGCTGCTGGCCACGCTGGCCGACGGCACCCGCCACCGCCGCAGCGGCCTCGTCTTCGAAGCGCGTGACGGCGGTGCCGACGGTGGCCTCGTGCGCCACGAGCTGCTGATCCAGCCCTGGCTCGCCCTGCTCGGCCACACCCGCGCGAGCCGCGTGTGGCAAGACAAGACCGTCATCCAGATCCTTGACGACGTGCTCGGCGCCGAGGCCTACCAAGCCCATGCCGCGTGGCGCTGGGGAGAGACCAGCGCCGACGGCGAGACCGAAGACCTCGCAGCCTTCCTCGCTCGCGGACCCAACGGCGGCGTGCGCTCCTACTGCGTGCAGTACCGCGAGAGCGACCTCACCTTCCTGCAGCGCCTGCTCGCCGAAGAAGGCCTGGGCTGGCGTGTCGAAGAAGCCGACGACGCACCGAGCGGTCACCGTGTCGTCTTCTTCGCCGACAGCGCGCGCTGGCCCGAGAACGCGACCTCCAAGAGCGCCGTCGGAGGTGCCGGCATCCGCTTCCACCGTTCTTCGGCCGCCGAAGAACAAGACGCCATCCAGAGCTTTGGCGGATGGCGACAGCTGAGCCCTGCGGCCAGCGCCGTGCTCCAGTGGGACTACCAAGCCAAGCGCGCCATCGCCGCCGAAGCGCCCACCGCCTACGACTACACCAGCGAGTCCCTGCGCGACATGGCCTCCTGGCTGCAGCACTACGACCCGGCAGGCGCCACCGCCGACACCGGAACGTGCAGCAGCACCGAGCTGCTGCACCGCGCCACCTGCCGACAGCAGGCCTTCGAAGCGCGCCACAAGACCTGGCTCGGCCGCAGCACCGTGCGCAGTCTGCGCGCGGGCGAGCACTTCGCGCTCACACAGAGCACGCTCGATGCCCTCTCCGAGCTGCAAGGCAAAGCCGACCGCGAGTTCTGCGTGCACAGCGTGCACGGCCTGGGCGTCAACAACCTGCCCAAGGAGCTGGGTGAGCGCCTGATGCGCAAGCCCGCCGCCGACCCTTTCGCCGAACTCGACGGCGCTCCCGCAAGCGAGTTGCTCGACACCCTGGCGCACGACCCGATGCTCGGCGAGCAGGCCGCGCAGCTCGGCTATGCCAACCGCTTCGAGGCGCTGCGACGGCTGATCCCCTGGCGCCCGCTGCCGGCCACGGCGCCCACCGCCCTCGGTGCGCAGACCGCCATCGTCGTCGGCCCGGACGGCAGCACCAGCCCCCAAGGGGCCGATGAGCTCTACACCGACGCGCTCGGCCGCATCCGGGTGCAGTTCCACTGGCAAGCCGCCCCGGGCGCCGATGCCCGCGCCGACAACCGCAGCAGCTGCTGGGTGCGCGTCGCGCAGCGCTGGGCCGGGGCCGGGATGGGGCTGCAGCACATCCCGCGCATCGGGCAGGAGGTGCTGCTCGACTTCATCGAAGGCGACATCGAGCGCCCGATCGTGCTGGGCAGCCTCTACAACGGCCGGGGCGAAGCGGGCCTGCCACCCACACCCGGTGGCGCTGCCGCCGAAGCCGACCCCAGCGCCTACACGACCAGCCACAACCACGGGCCCAGCGCGCAGGGCAACCTGATCGCCGGTGGCTCAGGCGGCCACAGCCCGGCTTGGCACGGCGGCGCCCCCGGCACAGCCACGAAGGACGCTGCCGCGCAGAACAACGCGGCGGCGCTCAGCGGCTTCAAGAGCAAGGAGTTCGGCGGCGAAGGGTTCAACCAACTCGTCTTCGACGACACACCGGGGCAGCTGCGGGTGCAGCTCGCGACCACGCAGCATGCAACGCAGCTGAACCTCGGGCACCTCATCCACCAGGCCGACAACCACCGCGGCCACTACCGCGGGCTCGGCTTCGAGCTGAGGACCGATGCCTATGGCGCGGTGCGCGCCACCAACGGGCTGTTGATCACGAGCTTCGGCACTCGCGAGGCCGACCCGGCCGGAGACAACGCCCCAGGCATGGCACTGCTCAAGCAGGCGGCCACCCTGGCCGACAGCTTCAGCAAAGCAGCCAAGACCCATCAGGCCACCGCGCTGGCGAGCGCCATCGGCACGCTCAAGGCCAATCAGAGCAGCCTGTCCGACACGCTGGGACCGATGAAGGCGTTGCACCAGTCCGCCAGCGGCATGGTGAGCAACGCCTCGCTCGACGCCGCCGTCACGGATGCGGGGAAGAAGAGCACGCAGGCGAGCGACGGCAAGCTGCCGCACACCGCAGACCCGATCGTCGCGATCACCGCCAAGGCAGGCCTCGCAACAGTGGCCGGGCAAGACATTCAGATCGCCAGTGGCGAGGCCATCAGCTGGCAGGCCGGACAGGACCTGCAACTCGCCGGCGGCCAGCAGGCACGACTGCATACCGGGCAGAGCCTGGGCATCCTCGCCGGCGCGGTGCAGGCCGGGCAAGGCGCCAAGGGCACAGGCCTCACGATGATCGCGGGCAAGGGGCCGGTGCAGATGCAGGCCCAGGCCGATCAGGCGGAGGTGGCGGCGAAGGGGCTCGTGAATGTGCAGAGTGCCAATGCGCACATCGATTGGGCGGCGGCGAAGAAGATCACGCTCACGACATCCGGAGGCGCGCAGATCGTCATTGGGTCGGAGGGCATCACGGTGCAGTGTCCGGGGCAGATCACGGTCAGGGCGGCTACGAAGAGTTTTGGAGGGCCAGCGAGTCTCAACCAAGACATGTCGGAATTTCCGAGAGGGACGCTGGTCGTTCCAATGACGCTGACTTTCGACAACGCTCCTGCCGGCGTGAAGTCCGGGTGGGCGGGCATGCCGTACAAGTTATTTGCAGATGGTGCACAGGTAAAGCAGGACGTCCTCGATGACACAGGGACTGTGCTGGTGATGCATTCGCCGACGGTTCAGGCCTATCAAGTCGAGCTGGCAAACGGCGTCCGGTATGAGATGCCGGTGGTCGACTCATATCGCAGTGCCAAGCGGGGCACGCTTGCAAACAAGGGGTTTCTGAAACACGAACCTGGCTTGGCTCCGCCGGACACCGGTGAAACGCGGACAGGCGAATCACTTCGTGAGTTCTATGAGCAGTCATTCAAGGCCTGA
- a CDS encoding phospholipase D-like domain-containing protein has product MSHSFDFVPVKNTMAETSEASSKHAVPIQRGQYAATITPPWFVDKSEYVPKLASFKLLINGEEAFGEVYRAIEAAKTSISIICWGFQPSMYFVRDGRALCIGALLEKKAREGVMVRVLGWAWSNKPVTAANSSKLAIGENNTPGRRWIPFADKPDSSSDEQHQYDRWWYLNYDRDPLAIDAAARFIGGDENLPRDRLRFFSRAFGVLDSARIAGTNFLDKGASATTKAFVSATTSHHQKTVVIDHEDPQLALAFVMGHNMLDGYWDTTEHGYARHAPNRGRNGATPLHDYSSRVTGTIVGDVFRNFAAAWTRETGESLSIPDFSKHQPRGQDPRAVCQILRTQPQYGRQDIMKCYLQAVSNAGQYIHIENQYFRWPPLAEKIKASAAKMSQWGRRPEQHGSLYVFVITNSSDAGMGVGTVNTYRMLDSLGRADRIPQVARQQRMESLEAQIEANEDAMKPLLDQRKALDNEARMLQGIPNPGLNRRYEPINAQLAPLEVKQRELLEAKAKLEADGGGETIQAVDVPGLRMHVATLVSPDTPPGNSWPEVYIHAKLMLIDDAFMTLGSANINTRSMQADSEINIAHHRPEITAPVRHAQWERYTAGRVTAGMSLNLAFEQWQKLMEQNAAAKKYKHRPTAQLCEFLRASPEISNKD; this is encoded by the coding sequence TTGTCACACTCATTCGATTTCGTCCCCGTCAAGAACACCATGGCAGAAACTAGCGAAGCTTCCAGCAAACACGCGGTGCCTATTCAGCGGGGGCAGTACGCCGCAACCATTACTCCGCCGTGGTTCGTAGACAAGAGCGAATACGTGCCCAAGCTTGCATCGTTCAAGCTGCTAATCAATGGAGAGGAAGCCTTCGGCGAGGTCTACCGCGCCATCGAAGCCGCCAAGACGAGCATCAGCATCATCTGCTGGGGCTTCCAGCCCAGCATGTATTTCGTGCGTGACGGGCGAGCCCTCTGCATCGGGGCGCTGCTAGAAAAGAAAGCGCGAGAAGGCGTAATGGTGCGCGTGTTGGGCTGGGCTTGGTCTAACAAGCCGGTTACCGCGGCTAATTCCAGCAAGCTGGCCATCGGAGAGAACAACACTCCTGGCAGACGCTGGATTCCGTTCGCTGACAAGCCTGACTCCAGCAGCGACGAGCAACATCAATACGATCGCTGGTGGTACCTCAACTACGACCGTGACCCTTTGGCCATCGACGCAGCAGCCAGGTTCATCGGAGGCGATGAAAACCTGCCCCGAGACCGCCTGAGGTTCTTTAGCCGTGCTTTTGGGGTGTTGGACAGTGCCAGGATCGCCGGCACGAATTTTCTGGACAAAGGGGCTTCTGCCACCACCAAGGCCTTCGTAAGTGCGACGACCAGCCATCACCAGAAAACCGTGGTGATAGATCACGAAGACCCACAGTTGGCCCTGGCTTTCGTAATGGGCCACAACATGCTAGATGGCTATTGGGACACGACCGAACATGGCTACGCTCGCCATGCTCCCAACCGTGGGCGCAACGGTGCGACACCGTTACACGACTATTCCTCACGCGTTACCGGCACCATAGTTGGGGATGTCTTTCGCAACTTCGCAGCAGCGTGGACCCGAGAAACTGGCGAATCCCTGTCGATACCAGACTTCTCCAAGCATCAGCCGCGTGGGCAAGACCCGCGCGCGGTTTGTCAGATCCTGCGCACCCAGCCGCAGTATGGTCGGCAAGACATCATGAAGTGCTATCTGCAGGCTGTGAGCAACGCCGGTCAGTACATTCATATCGAGAACCAATACTTCCGGTGGCCTCCCCTAGCAGAGAAGATCAAGGCCAGCGCAGCCAAGATGTCTCAATGGGGGCGGAGGCCAGAGCAGCACGGGTCGCTGTACGTGTTCGTGATCACTAATTCGTCTGACGCCGGCATGGGTGTCGGCACTGTGAACACCTATCGAATGCTGGACAGCCTGGGCCGCGCCGACCGCATTCCGCAGGTGGCGCGCCAACAGCGCATGGAGTCGCTCGAGGCGCAGATCGAGGCAAATGAAGATGCAATGAAGCCGCTGCTAGACCAGCGCAAAGCGCTGGACAACGAGGCGAGGATGCTGCAAGGCATACCCAACCCTGGCCTGAACCGCCGCTACGAACCAATCAATGCGCAGCTGGCTCCGCTGGAGGTCAAGCAGCGTGAGCTCTTGGAGGCCAAGGCCAAACTTGAGGCCGATGGTGGCGGTGAGACCATCCAGGCTGTCGATGTGCCAGGCCTGAGAATGCACGTCGCCACCCTTGTTTCGCCTGACACGCCCCCCGGTAACTCGTGGCCCGAGGTCTACATACATGCCAAGCTGATGCTCATCGATGACGCTTTCATGACCCTCGGCAGCGCCAACATCAACACTCGCAGCATGCAGGCCGACAGCGAGATAAACATTGCCCATCATCGGCCGGAAATCACCGCGCCTGTGCGGCATGCGCAATGGGAGAGGTATACAGCCGGACGGGTGACGGCGGGAATGTCTCTGAACCTCGCCTTCGAACAGTGGCAGAAGCTGATGGAGCAGAACGCTGCGGCGAAGAAGTACAAGCACCGCCCGACGGCCCAGTTGTGCGAGTTCCTGCGCGCCAGTCCCGAAATCAGCAACAAGGACTGA
- the gspE gene encoding type II secretion system ATPase GspE encodes MGARHPLPYAYAKAHNLLLEDDGEHLVLWAPETVSLPALSEVLRLYSIDKLERESASTLGNRIAAAYAGGESSAATVIGEVESKVDLSRMMQDLPAVEDLLEAANDAPIIRMLNALLTQAAKDGASDIHIEPYERSSSVRFRVDGTLREVVQPNKALHAALISRLKIMAELDISEKRLPQDGRISLRIGGRAVDVRVSTLPSSHGERAVLRLLDKGETKFTLEGLGMGGDTLKNFDKLVQQPHGIVLVTGPTGSGKTTTLYASLGRIDTSTTNVLTVEDPVEYELAGIGQTQVNAKIDLTFAKALRALLRQDPDVIMIGEIRDFETAQIAVQASLTGHLVLATLHTNDAPSAVTRLTDMGIEPFLLSSSLLGVLAQRLVRKLCPHCKKQDARGRWHPVGCPECGQSGYKGRTGVYELMVADEKVRALIHGRAAESQIFVAAEANGMRSMREDGERLVMEGITSPEEVMRVTRE; translated from the coding sequence ATGGGCGCCCGCCATCCTCTCCCCTACGCCTACGCCAAGGCCCACAACCTGCTGCTCGAAGACGACGGCGAGCACCTCGTGCTGTGGGCGCCCGAGACGGTCTCGCTGCCGGCCCTGAGCGAAGTGCTGCGGCTGTATTCGATCGACAAGCTCGAGCGCGAATCGGCCAGCACGCTCGGCAACCGCATTGCCGCCGCGTATGCGGGCGGCGAGTCGAGCGCAGCCACGGTGATCGGCGAAGTCGAGAGCAAGGTCGACCTGAGCCGCATGATGCAGGACCTTCCTGCGGTGGAAGACCTGCTCGAAGCCGCCAACGACGCGCCGATCATCCGCATGCTCAACGCCCTGCTCACGCAGGCCGCGAAAGACGGCGCGAGCGACATCCACATCGAGCCCTACGAGCGCAGCTCGTCGGTGCGCTTCCGCGTCGACGGCACGTTGCGCGAGGTGGTTCAGCCCAACAAGGCGCTGCACGCCGCGCTGATCTCGCGCCTGAAGATCATGGCCGAGCTCGACATCTCCGAGAAGCGTCTGCCGCAAGACGGCCGCATCTCGCTGCGCATCGGCGGCCGTGCGGTCGACGTGCGGGTGTCCACGCTCCCCTCGTCGCACGGCGAGCGTGCGGTGCTGCGTCTGCTCGACAAGGGCGAGACCAAGTTCACCCTCGAAGGCCTGGGCATGGGCGGCGACACGCTCAAGAACTTCGACAAGCTCGTGCAGCAGCCGCACGGCATCGTGCTCGTGACCGGCCCCACCGGCTCCGGCAAGACGACCACGCTCTATGCCTCGCTCGGGCGCATCGACACCAGCACAACCAACGTGCTGACGGTGGAAGACCCGGTCGAATACGAACTCGCCGGCATCGGCCAGACGCAGGTCAACGCCAAGATCGACCTCACCTTCGCGAAGGCCCTGCGCGCCCTGCTGCGCCAGGACCCGGACGTGATCATGATCGGTGAGATCCGCGATTTCGAGACCGCGCAGATCGCGGTGCAGGCCTCGCTCACCGGCCACCTGGTGCTCGCCACGCTGCACACCAACGACGCCCCCAGCGCCGTGACCCGGCTCACCGACATGGGCATCGAGCCTTTCCTGCTGTCGTCGTCGCTTCTGGGCGTGCTCGCGCAGCGCCTTGTGCGCAAGCTCTGCCCGCACTGCAAGAAGCAGGATGCGCGCGGCCGCTGGCACCCGGTGGGCTGCCCCGAATGCGGCCAGAGCGGCTACAAGGGCCGCACCGGCGTGTATGAATTGATGGTGGCCGACGAGAAGGTGCGCGCGCTCATCCACGGCCGTGCCGCCGAATCGCAGATCTTCGTGGCGGCCGAAGCCAACGGCATGCGCTCGATGCGCGAAGACGGCGAGCGGCTGGTGATGGAAGGCATCACCTCGCCGGAAGAAGTGATGCGGGTCACACGGGAATAA
- a CDS encoding AAA family ATPase codes for MSASKDLVTVSARGGSIPIARMRSLYRVDDVGRKLDKLPDKEHEHLRSTYERMLEKGPERFQVKPSGLPAMDHLYDDLPNFSDVLDDVKRQIALCEDSRDALEITPLLLLGPPGVGKTHFARELSKLLGTGMGFISMSSLTAGWVLSGASSQWKGARPGKVFETLVDGQYANPVLVVDEIDKAGGEHAYDPLGALYSLLEHDTAGSFTDEFAEVPIDASQVIWVATANDGRSIPEPILNRMNVYEVQAPDRDAARHIAAKLYRSIRADHDWGSRFAPEPSPDVLDRMSEMAPREMRRAWMTAFGNAKLARRDRVEVADLPDTGFKKSSIGFVQ; via the coding sequence ATGAGCGCATCCAAGGACCTGGTCACCGTGTCGGCTCGGGGCGGCAGCATCCCGATCGCCCGCATGCGCAGCCTCTACCGGGTCGACGACGTCGGCCGCAAGCTCGACAAGCTGCCTGACAAGGAGCACGAACACCTGCGCTCCACCTACGAGCGCATGCTGGAAAAGGGGCCCGAGCGCTTCCAGGTCAAGCCGTCGGGCCTGCCGGCGATGGACCATCTCTACGACGACCTGCCCAACTTCTCGGACGTGCTCGACGACGTGAAGCGCCAGATCGCGCTCTGCGAAGACAGCCGCGATGCACTCGAGATCACGCCGCTGCTGCTGCTCGGCCCGCCGGGTGTCGGCAAGACGCATTTCGCGCGTGAACTTTCCAAGCTGCTGGGCACCGGCATGGGCTTCATCTCGATGAGTTCGCTCACCGCAGGCTGGGTGCTCTCGGGTGCGTCGAGCCAATGGAAAGGGGCGCGCCCCGGCAAGGTCTTCGAGACACTCGTGGACGGCCAGTACGCCAACCCCGTGCTCGTGGTCGACGAGATCGACAAGGCCGGCGGCGAGCACGCCTACGACCCACTCGGCGCGCTGTACAGCCTGCTCGAGCACGACACGGCGGGAAGCTTTACCGACGAATTTGCCGAGGTGCCCATCGACGCGAGCCAGGTCATCTGGGTCGCCACCGCCAACGATGGCCGCAGCATCCCCGAGCCCATCCTCAACCGGATGAACGTGTACGAAGTGCAGGCGCCCGACCGCGACGCTGCCCGCCACATCGCCGCCAAGCTCTACCGCAGCATCCGCGCTGACCACGACTGGGGCAGCCGCTTCGCCCCCGAGCCCAGCCCCGACGTGCTCGACCGCATGAGCGAAATGGCGCCACGCGAGATGCGCCGCGCCTGGATGACGGCCTTCGGCAACGCCAAACTCGCACGACGCGACCGCGTTGAGGTGGCGGATCTGCCCGACACCGGCTTCAAGAAATCCAGCATCGGTTTCGTGCAGTAA
- the gspF gene encoding type II secretion system inner membrane protein GspF gives MPAYKFEALNAAGKTTTGLVEADNLKAARSQLRAQALVPLDVTQVASAGTETKGLNLSRKVFSSTSLAVWTRQLAGLVGAGLPLERALTALSDEAEDPRQRELVAHLRSEVNGGSPFARALGSMPREFDDVYRGVVAAGEQSGALGTVLERLADDLESRQQLKAKLIGATLYPAIVSLIAVVIVIFLVTYVVPQVASVFTNSKRALPALTVAMLAISAFVRNYGWFMLLALIGGGIGLKLMLRNEVFREQFDASMLTVPLIGKLARGYNAARFSGTLAMLAGAGVPILKALQAAAETLSNRAMRADAMDALVQVREGAPLASALAGKKRFPGIIAMFARLGEQTGQLPRMLERAATQTSTEVQRRALAMATILEPLLIVVMGAVVMLIVLAVLMPIIQLNTWVK, from the coding sequence GTGCCCGCCTACAAGTTCGAAGCGCTCAACGCCGCCGGCAAGACGACGACCGGCCTGGTCGAGGCCGACAACCTCAAGGCCGCCCGCTCGCAACTGCGCGCGCAGGCGCTGGTGCCGCTCGACGTCACGCAAGTCGCCTCGGCGGGCACCGAGACCAAGGGTCTCAACCTTTCGCGCAAGGTGTTCAGCTCGACCAGCCTCGCGGTGTGGACGCGCCAGCTTGCCGGCCTCGTCGGTGCCGGCCTGCCGCTGGAGCGCGCCCTCACCGCCCTGAGCGACGAAGCCGAAGACCCACGCCAGCGCGAGCTGGTGGCCCATCTGCGCAGCGAAGTGAACGGCGGCTCGCCCTTCGCCCGTGCGCTCGGCAGCATGCCGCGCGAGTTCGACGACGTGTACCGCGGCGTGGTGGCCGCCGGTGAACAAAGCGGCGCGCTCGGCACCGTGCTCGAGCGCCTGGCCGACGACCTCGAAAGCCGCCAACAGCTGAAGGCGAAGCTGATCGGCGCCACGCTGTACCCGGCGATCGTGTCGCTGATCGCCGTCGTGATCGTGATCTTCCTCGTCACCTACGTGGTGCCGCAGGTGGCGTCGGTGTTCACCAACTCCAAGCGTGCACTGCCCGCGCTGACGGTGGCGATGCTCGCCATCAGCGCGTTCGTGCGGAACTACGGCTGGTTCATGCTGCTCGCGCTGATCGGCGGCGGCATTGGCTTGAAGCTGATGCTACGCAACGAGGTTTTCCGCGAGCAGTTCGACGCCTCGATGCTCACCGTGCCGCTCATTGGCAAGCTCGCGCGCGGCTACAACGCGGCGCGTTTCTCCGGCACGCTGGCCATGCTGGCCGGTGCGGGTGTGCCCATCCTGAAGGCCCTGCAAGCAGCGGCTGAAACCCTCTCGAACCGCGCGATGCGAGCCGATGCGATGGATGCGCTGGTGCAGGTGCGTGAAGGGGCGCCACTCGCATCTGCGCTTGCCGGCAAGAAGCGTTTCCCCGGGATCATCGCCATGTTCGCCCGCCTGGGCGAGCAGACCGGCCAGCTGCCGCGCATGCTCGAGCGCGCCGCCACCCAGACCAGCACCGAGGTGCAACGCCGCGCGCTCGCGATGGCCACCATCCTCGAGCCGCTGCTCATCGTCGTGATGGGGGCGGTGGTGATGCTGATCGTGCTCGCAGTGCTCATGCCGATCATTCAGCTGAACACCTGGGTCAAGTAA